A genomic window from Halorubrum lacusprofundi ATCC 49239 includes:
- a CDS encoding rhodanese-like domain-containing protein has product MGRILPDELAERLGTDDEPFLLDIRPESDHERDAIDASRNVPVYDDLRAGDESALRRRLDEIPDDREIVTVCKMGVVAKRATRVLDEAGYDASTLAGGMSGWNGYERGSLGYRIRSLWWRLRG; this is encoded by the coding sequence ATGGGTCGTATTCTCCCCGACGAGTTGGCCGAGCGCCTCGGAACAGACGACGAGCCGTTCCTGTTGGACATCCGACCCGAGTCGGACCACGAGCGGGACGCGATCGACGCGAGTCGGAACGTGCCCGTATACGACGACCTCCGGGCCGGCGACGAGTCGGCGCTCCGGCGCCGGCTCGACGAGATTCCCGACGACCGGGAGATCGTCACCGTCTGCAAGATGGGAGTCGTCGCCAAGCGAGCGACGCGGGTGCTCGACGAGGCGGGCTACGACGCGTCGACGCTGGCGGGTGGCATGAGCGGGTGGAACGGGTACGAGCGGGGCTCGCTGGGGTATCGGATCCGGTCGCTGTGGTGGCGGCTACGGGGATGA
- the hjc gene encoding Holliday junction resolvase Hjc — translation MSANRKGDRRERELVNALDGAGFAVMRAPASGAATERELPDVLAGDGETFYAIEAKSSAGDPIYLTGEEVEALLFFARNFGAKARIAVRFDREDWYFFHPGDLYTTDAGSYRVKKEKALGDGTDFPEFVGDTEKVTLDEVGTGGTATEDGPDPETEERRGILEAVRDGHMPVEDALDVL, via the coding sequence GTGTCCGCTAACCGAAAGGGCGACCGCCGCGAGCGCGAACTGGTGAACGCCCTCGACGGCGCGGGATTCGCCGTGATGCGCGCCCCGGCCAGCGGCGCGGCCACGGAGCGGGAACTCCCGGACGTGCTCGCCGGCGACGGCGAGACGTTCTACGCGATCGAGGCAAAGTCGAGCGCGGGCGACCCGATCTACCTCACCGGCGAGGAGGTGGAGGCGCTGCTCTTCTTCGCGCGAAACTTCGGCGCGAAGGCGCGGATCGCGGTCCGATTCGACCGCGAGGACTGGTACTTCTTCCACCCGGGCGACCTGTACACCACCGACGCGGGGTCGTACCGGGTCAAAAAGGAGAAAGCGCTGGGCGACGGTACCGACTTCCCCGAGTTCGTTGGCGATACCGAGAAGGTGACGCTCGACGAGGTGGGCACCGGTGGCACCGCCACCGAGGACGGGCCCGATCCCGAAACGGAGGAGCGCCGGGGAATTCTGGAGGCGGTTCGAGACGGGCACATGCCGGTCGAGGACGCGCTCGACGTGCTGTGA
- the rio1 gene encoding serine/threonine-protein kinase Rio1, giving the protein MSEEFVLLEPEDQPGDEWEKLDVSDTEADRIARRQDREFDEFRKRIKDTEQFKLQESVFDDATLAAIYKLVQDGYVDAFGGPVSTGKEASVFEALGGQAGERPEPGSAAAGGGPEGVHPEREVAVKVYRINSSNFRQMRDYLEGDPRFEGIASDKKAVVLAWTRKEFANLERARKAGVRVPEPIAVQRNVLVMELVGHAEDRARRLSEVDVENPETAYEVVREYMRRLFRAGLIHGDLSEYNMIIHEGELVIIDMGQAVTVHHPNAGEFLDRDCENVATFFTRQGIDVDPDDLYEYVTEPEPDPSGEPESGGESKSGGESKSGGESKSGGESDK; this is encoded by the coding sequence ATGAGCGAGGAGTTCGTCCTGCTTGAACCCGAGGACCAGCCCGGCGACGAGTGGGAGAAACTGGACGTCTCCGACACGGAGGCCGACCGGATCGCCCGCCGGCAGGACCGAGAGTTCGACGAGTTCCGCAAGCGGATCAAGGACACCGAGCAGTTCAAACTGCAGGAGTCGGTGTTCGACGACGCGACGCTAGCGGCCATCTACAAGCTCGTACAGGACGGCTACGTCGACGCCTTCGGCGGGCCTGTGTCGACCGGGAAAGAGGCGAGCGTCTTCGAGGCGCTCGGCGGACAAGCGGGCGAGCGGCCGGAGCCGGGCTCGGCCGCGGCGGGAGGCGGTCCAGAGGGCGTCCATCCGGAGCGCGAGGTCGCCGTGAAGGTGTACCGGATCAACTCCTCGAACTTTCGGCAGATGCGCGACTACCTGGAGGGCGACCCGCGATTCGAGGGGATCGCGAGCGACAAGAAGGCGGTCGTACTGGCGTGGACCCGCAAGGAGTTCGCGAATCTCGAACGCGCACGCAAGGCCGGCGTTCGGGTGCCCGAACCGATCGCGGTCCAGCGGAACGTCCTCGTGATGGAACTCGTGGGGCACGCCGAGGACCGCGCCCGCCGGCTCTCGGAGGTCGACGTCGAGAACCCGGAGACCGCCTACGAGGTCGTCCGCGAGTACATGCGCCGGCTCTTCCGCGCCGGGCTGATCCACGGCGACCTCTCGGAGTACAACATGATCATCCACGAGGGCGAACTGGTGATCATCGACATGGGACAGGCCGTGACGGTCCACCACCCGAACGCCGGGGAGTTCCTCGACCGCGACTGCGAGAACGTGGCGACCTTCTTCACTCGGCAGGGGATCGACGTCGACCCCGACGACCTCTACGAGTACGTGACGGAACCGGAGCCGGACCCGAGCGGGGAGCCGGAGTCGGGCGGAGAGTCGAAGTCGGGCGGAGAGTCGAAGTCGGGCGGGGAGTCGAAGTCGGGCGGAGAGTCCGACAAGTAG
- a CDS encoding KH domain-containing protein: protein MQHVTVPQDRIGVVIGAGGETMREIEERANVRLDIDSESGSVAIEELDDPVAALVAPDIIKAIGRGFKPETALSILDHDLRTLDLIDLSEHTRNDNDLQRKKGRIIGENGRTRELIEELSGANVVVYGSTVGAVGQPEELEVVRRAVGMLLDGAPHGAVYSYLERMSNELDDDVSFNAPQ from the coding sequence ATGCAACACGTGACGGTTCCGCAGGACCGTATCGGCGTCGTCATCGGCGCCGGCGGCGAGACGATGCGAGAGATCGAAGAGCGGGCGAACGTGCGGCTCGACATCGACTCGGAGTCGGGTAGCGTCGCCATCGAGGAGCTTGACGACCCGGTCGCCGCGTTGGTGGCACCGGACATTATCAAGGCGATCGGGCGGGGGTTCAAACCGGAGACGGCGCTGTCGATCCTCGATCACGACCTCCGGACGCTCGATCTGATCGACCTGTCGGAGCACACCCGCAACGACAACGACCTCCAGCGCAAGAAGGGCCGGATCATCGGCGAGAACGGTCGGACGCGCGAACTCATTGAGGAGCTGTCGGGCGCGAACGTCGTCGTCTACGGGTCGACCGTGGGCGCCGTTGGCCAGCCCGAGGAGCTAGAGGTCGTCCGCCGGGCGGTCGGGATGCTGCTGGACGGCGCCCCGCACGGCGCGGTGTACTCGTACTTAGAGCGGATGTCGAACGAACTCGACGACGACGTGAGCTTCAACGCGCCGCAATAA